In one Acipenser ruthenus chromosome 10, fAciRut3.2 maternal haplotype, whole genome shotgun sequence genomic region, the following are encoded:
- the si:dkey-230p4.1 gene encoding centrosome-associated protein CEP250 isoform X3, with protein sequence MESGDVIAWRDEKEELRAELSKLQTLLADSRAERDELEGENRALRDRTPLSANPSLALSLSEQREFRSKLRACREREGRQALLVQKLQGKVCQYRSRCLQLEQQLLGRESELCREELRIRGEHSDSLESALIRMEEEQQRCFGLVELNSLLQNQLDQSGEVNQALREDLGKLTADWTRAVEEAGLKEGEWQREREILSSHISNEHKRLLALWRAVVTFRRHFLTMKSATDRDLSELQADFSRLSTCLQSSCGAVCALPSSPPPPDPSPALQELTESLQHKEQELAELRVRAEAETEELRERIADLSASLLSLKMEREKERELEREEEQEREMEREKEREREKERERELDSMREAVERLAGVACGQRGDGQGVCLPLPAHTAGLGLPALQNTIAQVESALRRRDSELQEASLFLRKAEFEQARKRESLEQRIRQLELEGAELRERASREERALRAANESLKSENATLPPLRERLREMERENEEQRRENVRLQSEREMERERREQAEEERRQLESERKERLTAQSLASTQSSERKQELSSLRGALEKVELKKELAERERDELQEALHTAQDSVSSLSLSQTLLQKDCADLRDSLEKMGALNEALAIDKRELHSQSLQLETELSSLQSRLESLVSERASLQRELRTAERERKELESERDRAWSTLQRASERESEREREESESREEMQRREERLEELTRLHGDACSELQALREEMSRVAESQSRAERDNETLLREREKLQSELRALEKEKEGLEREREELRSLQETLHCDLSAANHKNSNLQILQGQLEVKVQTLLQAKEVLQGEIECLRTELQTETTRLQREKDGLLQDIEELREEGERAKERLEGERERLSQELSLSREREGREREERERGNTERESWQKEREALSSELGERDGEVDRLEERVKALEREREELRKELREREAEVERLERDRRAGEEKLRERCAETHRLREKLDELETEREEQQDRENQELRERVQALEKEKEGTMRERDEEIQRLREQARELVRKGEESRERAEALKERLEAARTEEDEKVRVRDGEIETLQRLRREREVEHTAELRRKEREVERLREREEELERVSESLSTELGEREVEIERVKTIQREREEQQTSELSEREGEVERLRERVEELEEERAGLHLKLEEMERAKILHREREEQLISQLIEREGEVERLIERVKTLEGGREEIAKILGEREGEVERLRESVNELERERGKVTMEVREREAERKRLRERMEEIRREGEERQRATLKEKDEEIEKERVRVLTLQSEREGMSEELREREGELESLRERVKTLEGGREEIAKLLRQQEKEMEKAKTLLREREVQQISELREREEEVETLRERVMELERERSWLTTELRESQAETERAKNLQREREERQISELREREGEVERLRESVEELEEERAGLGLKLEEMERAKILHREREERQISQLRDREGEVDRLRERVEELERERAGLTMELGEREAEIERVKTMQRERDEQQISDLREREGEAERLREKVKTLEGGREEISKILGEREGEVARLRERVNELERERGKVTMEVREREAERKRLRERMEEIRREGEERQRATLKEKDGEIEKERVRVLTLQRERGGMSEELREREGELETLRERVKTLEGGREEIAKLLRQQEKEMEKAKTLLREREVQQISELREREEEVETLRERVMELERERSWLTTELRERQAEIERAKNLQREREEQQISELREREGEVERLRERVEELEEERAGLGLKLEEMEKAKILHREREERQISQLRDREGEVDRLRERVEELERERAGLTMELGGREAEIERVKTMQREREEQQISDLREREGEVERLRERVNELERERGKVMMEVREREAERERLRERMEDIRREGEERQRATLKEKDGEIEKERVRVLTLQRERGGMSEELREREGELETLRERVKTLEGGREEIAKLLREREKEMERAKTLLREREERQISELRERKGEVETLRERVRELEGERAGLGLKLEEMERAKILHREREERQISQLREREGEMERLRERVEELKREGGKVTMEVREREAERKRLREQIEEIRREGKERQRATLKEKDEEIEKERMRVLTLQREREGVSEELREREGELETLRERVKTLEGGREEIANLLTEQEKEMERAKTVLREREVQQISELREREGEVETLRERVRELERERTGLTTELREREAETERAKNLQRERVERQISELREREREVERLRERVEELEEERAGLGLKLEEMERTKILHREREVQQISQLREREGEVERLRERVEELEREGRKVMVEVREREGEVERLRERVKTLHEGREEIAKLLIEREGEAERVKTVLREREERQTSELKEREGEVEKLREKVVELQKQKNREIERLRESVEESWREREGETERLRERVEELETDIVSWKEREEMKQRETDTLNKRVEGLEQEEEKLRAMVRERKREAERLIERLKELERGGERERDIERLKERLDKKSREVMKLSDRVEELQKEGEKLRKREKETERVRVNELEREREGQVERLKELEREREGLRDREEKVERLRVRVEVKNQEMREMQMEGVRLRAAVREREGEVERLREGVENRNKEMERLRERVRKLERERGREGEVEWRQRTGNLEQEVRPLQEGVASLSTHPLQAEPAGPPVLLGGNIFQERLSSMQRAVAQLEHEKQQLEEERKHLERRAERLRRERGQLRETLSRVELERVRLRDELSALSSSQREHRTPNSSKQFSRGSQLPEGEERERLRERVRELEEQVHVLRRSLALDSQERADFIERSSRNNQWLLSLRQDLSQSLALVSREPLPSVLESETQRLDRSLREEELKLSLSQFRGSGDASKIG encoded by the exons GGATCTGTCTGAGCTGCAAGCGGATTTCTCTCGTCTCTCCACCTGCCTGCAGTCCAGCTGTGGGGCTGTGTGCGCCctgccctcctctccccctcccccagatcCCTCCCCTGCTCTCCAGGAGCTCACAGAGTCCCTGCAGCACAAGGAGCAGGAGCTGGCAGAGCTGAGGGTTCGAGCTGAAGCAGAGACAGAGGAGCTGAGAGAGAG GATCGCTgatctctctgcctctctgctctccctcaaaatggagagagaaaaagagagagagctggagagggaggaggagcaggagagagagatggagagggaaaaggagagggagagagaaaaggagcgAGAGAGGGAGCTGGACTCCATGCGGGAGGCTGTCGAGAGGCTG GCAGGAGTGGCCTGCGGGCAGAGGGGTGATGGGCAGGGGGTGTGTCTCCCTCTCCCTGCTCACACAGCGGGGTTGGGGCTGCCTGCTCTCCAGAACACCATCGCACAGGTAGAGAGCGCCCTCCGCAGAAGAGACAGTGAACTGCAG gaGGCCTCTCTGTTCTTGAGGAAAGCAGAGTTCGAGCAAGCGAGAAAGAGGGAGTCACTAGAGCAGCGAATCAGACAGCTGGAACTggagggggcggagctacgggaGAGGGCGAGCCGAGAGGAGCGGGCACTGAGAGCTGCCAACGAATCACTGAAGAG TGAAAATGCGACCCTGCCGCCACTGAGGGAGCGACTGAGAGAGATGGAGCGAGAGAACGAAGAACAGAGGAGAGAAAACGTGCGCctgcagagtgagagagagatggagagagaaaggagggagcAAGCGGAGGAGGAGAGAAGACAGCTGGAGAGTGAGAGAAAGGAACG ACTCACCGCTCAGTCCCTGGCCAGCACTCAGAGCAGTGAGAGGAAGCAGGAGCTGTCCAGCCTGCGGGGGGCATTAGAGAAAGTGGAGCTGAAGAAGGAgctggcagagagagagagggacgaGCTGCAGGAAGCGCTGCACACG GCCCAGGACTCTGtctccagcctctccctctctcagacTCTCCTGCAGAAGGACTGTGCTGATCTGAGGGACTCACTGGAGAAGATGGGTGCTCTGAACGAGGCTCTGGCGATAGATAAGAGAGAGCTGCACTCCCAGAGCCTGCAG TTGGAGACAGAGTTGTCCAGTTTACAATCCAGACTGGAGTCACTGGTCTCGGAGAGAGCCTCGCTGCAGAGGGAGCTGAGGACagcggaacgagagagaaaggaacTGGAATCGGAGAGAGACCGGGCCTGGAGCACACTCCAACGagccagcgagagagagagcgagagggagagagaggagagcgaaAGTAGAGAGGAGatgcagaggagagaggagagactagaggag ctgacCCGTCTCCATGGCGACGCCTGCTCGGAGCTGCAGGCATTGCGGGAGGAGATGAGCCGGGTCGCAGAGAGTCAGAGCCGTGCGGAGCGCGACaatgagacgctgctgagagagagagagaagctgcaGAGCGAGCTGAGAGCGCTGGAGAAAGAGAAGGAGGGgctggagcgagagagagaggaattgAG GTCACTCCAGGAGACCCTGCACTGCGACCTCTCTGCAGCCAATCACAAGAACTCCAACCTTCAGATCCTGCAGGGTCAACTGGAGGTCAAAGTTCAAACCCTCTTGCAGGCGAAGGAGGTGCTGCAGG gggagATTGAATGCCTCCGCACAGAACTGCAGACTGAGACCACCCGCCTGCAGAGAGAGAAGGATGGGCTGCTGCAAGACATAGAGGAgctgagggaggagggggagagggcgAAGGAGAGgttggagggagagagggagaggctgagCCAGGAGCTGAGCCTCTCccgggagagagaggggagggagagggaggagagggagaggggcaaCACGGAGAGGGAGAGCTGGCAGAAGGAGAGGGAGGCTCTGAGCTCAGAGCtgggagagagggatggagaggtGGACCGACTGGAGGAGAGAGTCAAAGCActggagagggaaagagaggagcTGAGGAAagagctgagagagagggaggcagaggtGGAGAGGCTGGAGAGAGATCGCCGAGCAGGGGAAGAGAAACTCAGGGAGAGgtgtgcagagacacacagactgagagaGAAGCTGGATGagttagagacagagagagaagaacAACAGGACAGAGAGAACCAAGAGCTAAGAGAACGAGTGCAGGCGCTGGAGAAAGAGAAGGAAGGAACCATGAGAGAGAGGGACGAGGAGATCCAGCGACTAAGAGAACAAGCGAGGGAGCTGGTGAGAAAAGGAGAGGAAAGCAGGGAAAGAGCAGAGGCGCTGAAGGAGAGGCTGGAGGCAGCCAGGACAGAGGAGGATGAGAAAGTGAGAGTGAGGGACGGAGAGATTGAGACCCTGCAGAGGctaaggagagaaagagaggtggAGCACACCGCTGAGCtgaggaggaaagagagagaggtggagaggctgagagagagggaggaagaacTGGAGAGAGTAAGTGAAAGTTTAAGCACAGAGCTAGGAGAGAGGGAAGTAGAGATCGAGAGAGTGAAAACCAtacaaagagaaagagaggaacagcAGACCTCAGAACtgagtgagagggagggagaggtggagaggctgagagagagagtggaagaGCTAGAAGAAGAGAGAGCAGGGCTACACTTAAAGCTGGAAGAGATGGAGAGAGCAAAGATCctacacagagaaagagaggaacaactGATATCACAACTgatagagagggagggagaggtggagagactGATAGAGAGGGTGAAGACTTTGGAAGGAGGAAGAGAAGAGATTGCCAAGATActtggagagagggagggagaggtggagagactgagagagagtgtgaatgagctggagagagagagggggaaggtgacgatggaggtgagagagagggaggcagagagaaAGAGACTGAGAGAGCGAATGGAGGAGATCAGGAGAGAAggggaggagagacagagagccacCCTGAAGGAGAAGGATGAAGAGATTGAGAAAGAACGAGTGAGAGTGTTGACCctacagagcgagagagaggggatgagtgaggagctgagagagagggagggagagctgGAGTCACTGAGGGAGAGAGTGAAGACTTTGGAAGGAGGAAGAGAAGAGATTGCAAAGTTACTCAGACAGCAGGAAAAAGAGATGGAGAAAGCAAAGACCTtactgagagaaagagaggtacaGCAGATCTCagaactgagagagagggaggaagaggtggagacactgagggagagagtgatggagctggagagagagagatcatggCTAACCACGGAGCTCAGAGAGAGTcaagcagagacagagagagcaaaGAAtttacagagagaaagagaggaacgacagaTCTCAGAactgagagaaagggagggagaggtggagaggctGAGAGAGAGTGTGGAAGAGCTAGAAGAAGAGAGAGCAGGGCTAGGTTTGAAGCTGGAAGAAATGGAGAGAGCAAAGATCCtgcacagagaaagagaggaacgacagaTCTCACAATTGAGAGATAGGGAGGGAGAGGTGGAtagactgagagagagagtggaggaactggagagagagagagcagggctAACCATGGAGCTAggagagagggaagcagagatagagagagtgaaAACCATGCAAAGAGAAAGAGATGAACAACAGATCTCagacctgagagagagggagggagaggcagagagactgagagagaaggTAAAGACTTTGGAAGGAGGAAGAGAAGAGATTTCCAAGATActtggagagagggagggagaggtggcgagactgagagagagagtgaatgagctagagagagagagggggaaggtgacgatggaggtgagagagagggaggcagagagaaAGAGACTGAGAGAGCGAATGGAGGAGATCAGGAGAGAAggggaggagagacagagagccacCCTGAAGGAGAAGGatggagagatagagaaagaacGAGTGAGAGTGTTGACCCtacaaagagagagaggggggatgagtgaggagctgagagagagggagggagagctggagacactgagggagagagtGAAGACTTTGGAGGGAGGAAGAGAAGAGATTGCAAAGTTACTCAGACAGCAGGAAAAAGAGATGGAGAAAGCAAAGACCTtactgagagaaagagaggtacaGCAGATCTCagaactgagagagagggaggaagaggtggagacactgagggagagagtgatggagctggagagagagagatcatggCTAACCACGGAGCTCAGAGAGAGGCAAGCAGAGATAGAGAGAGCAAAGAAtttacagagagaaagagaggaacaacaGATCTCAGAactgagagaaagggagggagaggtggagaggctgagagagagagtggaagaGCTAGAAGAAGAGAGAGCAGGGCTAGGCTTGAAGCTGGAAGAAATGGAGAAGGCAAAGATCctacacagagaaagagaggaacgacagaTCTCACAACTGAGAGATAGGGAGGGAGAGGTGGAtagactgagagagagagtggaggagctggagagagagagagcagggctAACCATGGAGCTAGGCGGGAGGGAAgcagagatagagagagtgaaAACCAtgcaaagagaaagagaggaacaacaGATCTCagacctgagagagagggagggagag gtggagagactgagagagagagtgaatgagctagagagagagagggggaaggtgatgatggaggtgagagagagggaggcagagagagagagactgagagagcgAATGGAGGATATCAGGAGAGAAggggaggagagacagagagccacCCTGAAGGAGAAGGatggagagatagagaaagaacGAGTGAGAGTGTTGACCCtacaaagagagagaggggggatgagtgaggagctgagagagagggagggagagctggagacactgagggagagagtGAAGACTTTGGAAGGAGGAAGAGAAGAGATTGCAAAGttactcagagagagggaaaaagAGATGGAGAGAGCAAAGACCTtactgagagaaagagaggaacgacagaTCTCAGAACtaagagagaggaagggagaggtggagacactgagggagagagtgagggagctggaagGAGAGAGAGCCGGGCTGGGATTGAAGCTGGAAGAAATGGAGAGAGCAAAGATCctacacagagaaagagaggaacgacagaTCTCACaattgagagagagggagggagagatggagagactgagagagagagtggaggagctgaagagagagggggggaaggTGACgatggaggtgagagagagggaggcagagagaaAGAGACTGAGAGAGCAAATAGAGGAGATCAGGAGAGAAGGGaaggagagacagagagccacCCTGAAGGAGAAGGATGAAGAGATAGAGAAAGAACGAATGAGAGTGTTGAccctacagagagagagagagggggtgagtgaggagctgagagagagggagggagagctggagacactgagggagagagtGAAGACTTTGGAGGGAGGAAGAGAAGAGATTGCAAATTTACTCACAGAGCAGGAAAAAGAGATGGAGAGAGCAAAGACCGTACTGAGGGAAAGAGAGGTACAACAGATCTCAGAACTgagggaaagggagggagaggtggagacactgagggagagagtgagagagctggagagagagagaacagggctAACCACGGAGCTCAGAGAGAGGgaagcagagacagagagagcaaaGAATTtacagagagaaagagtggaacgtcAGATCTCagaactgagagagagggagagagaggtggagaggctGAGAGAGAGGGTGGAGGAGCTAGAAGAAGAGAGAGCAGGGCTAGGCTTGAAACTAGAAGAGATGGAAAGAACAAAGATCctacacagagaaagagaggtacAACAGATCTCGcaactgagagagagggagggagaagtggagaggctgagagaaagagtggaggaactggagagagagggaaggaaggTGATggtggaggtgagagagagggagggagaggtagagaggctGAGGGAGAGAGTGAAGACCTTGCATGAAGGAAGAGAAGAGATTGCCAAGTTACTCatagaaagagagggagaggcagagagggTAAAGACTGtactgagagaaagagaggaacgacagaCCTCAGAactgaaggagagggagggagaggtggagaagCTGAGAGAGAAGGTGGTAGAACTACAGAAacagaagaacagagagatagagaggttGAGGGAGAGTGTGGaagagagctggagagagagggagggagagacagagaggctgagagagagagtggaggagcTGGAGACAGACATTGTGAGTTGGAAAGAACGAGAAGAAATGAAGCAAAGAGAGACCGACACTCTGAACAAAAGGGTGGAGGGACTCGAACAAGAGGAGGAGAAACTAAGAGCCATGgtgagggagaggaagagagaggcgGAGAGACTGATAGAGAggctgaaggagctggagagaggaggagagagggagagagacattGAGAGACTTAAGGAGAGATTGGATAAGAAGAGCAGAGAGGTCATGAAGCTGAGTGACAGAGTGGAGGAGCTTCAGAAAGAAGGAGAGAAACTGAGGAAGAGAGAGAAGGAGacggagagagtgagagtgaatgagctggagagagagagggagggacaggTAGAGagactgaaggagctggagagagaaagagaggggctGAGAGACAGGGAGGAAAAGGTAGAGAGGCTGAGAGTGAGGGTGGAGGTGAAAAACCAAGAGATGAGGGAGATGCAGATGGAAGGGGTAAGACTGAGAGCTgcagtgagggagagggagggagaagtgGAGAGACTGAGAGAGGGAGTAGAGAATAGGAACAAGGAGATGGAGAGACTCCGGGAACGGGTGAggaagctggagagagagagagggagggagggagaggtggagtGGAGACAGAGAACTGGGAACCTGGAGCAGGAAGTCAGACCACTGCAGGAAGGGGTGGCTTCATTGTCGACACACCCCCTGCAG GCTGAGCCAGCTGGTCCTCCAGTCCTGCTGGGGGGAAATATATTCCAGGAGAGACTCTCATCCATGCAGAGGGCGGTGGCACAGCTGGAGCACGAGAAGCAACAGCTGGAAGAGGAGAGAAAACATCTGGAGCGGCGAGCGGAGagactgaggagagagagagggcagcTGAGAGAGACACTGAGCCGG GTGGAGCTGGAGCGTGTTCGTCTTCGTGACGAGCTGTCGGCCCTTTCCTCATCACAGCGGGAGCACAGGACACCCAACAGTTCAAAG CAGTTCTCCAGAGGGTCCCAACTTCCagaaggggaggagagagagaggctgagagaGAGGGTTCGAGAGCTGGAGGAGCAG GTACACGTTCTCCGGAGGTCGTTGGCTCTCGACTCCCAGGAGAGGGCGGACTTTATCGAGCGCTCCTCCAGGAACAACCAATGGCTACTCTCCCTGCGGCAGGACCTCAGCCAATCGCTGGCCCTGGTCTCACGGGAGCCCCTTCCCTCTGTGTTGGAGTCCGAGACGCAGCGATTGGACAGGAGCCTCAGGGAGGAGGAGCTTAAATTATCACTCAGCCAATTCCGAGGCTCAGGAGACGCTTCTAAAATTGGATGA